A portion of the Pseudarthrobacter sp. L1SW genome contains these proteins:
- a CDS encoding ABC transporter permease: protein MSTTVSSPRSGKPQPKDASTKAGSAVSTKPVTWRTPAMLAAFGLIALVFFGLMAPNQTASFGISTGEDFFQLPALAVNAAAGGIVLSILLLGLAAYAVYLKTKGMPAPGWLTVTFIVLFVAAFLIWVVGGARTPNISLAGLIAGSVTLAVPLVFGSLSGVLCERVGVVNIAIEGQLLGGAFTAAIVASMTRNPFIGLLAAAVAGAVVSMVLALFSIKYLVNQIIVGVVLNVLVSGVTGFLFSTVMQANKAQFNSPPGLDIIEIPVLSSIPVIGPILFRQSLVGYLMYIAVLVVWVGLFKTRWGLRVRAVGEHPQAADTLGINVNATRFWNVTLGGAVAGIGGSFFTLVAIDSFTKEISGGRGFIALAALIFGRWNPIGAFFAALLFGFADNLQSIVTIIGTPVPSQFMAMLPYLVTVLAVAGLVGRSRGPAASGIPYVKG, encoded by the coding sequence ATGAGCACAACAGTTTCCTCGCCCCGCTCCGGAAAGCCGCAGCCGAAGGACGCCTCAACGAAGGCAGGTTCCGCCGTCTCCACCAAACCCGTCACCTGGCGGACGCCGGCGATGCTCGCGGCCTTCGGCCTGATCGCCCTGGTGTTCTTTGGCCTCATGGCCCCCAACCAGACCGCCAGTTTTGGCATCTCCACCGGGGAGGACTTCTTCCAGCTGCCAGCCCTCGCGGTCAATGCGGCCGCCGGAGGCATCGTGCTGTCCATCCTCCTGCTGGGGCTCGCCGCCTATGCGGTGTACCTCAAGACCAAGGGCATGCCGGCCCCGGGCTGGTTGACGGTGACGTTCATCGTCCTGTTCGTGGCCGCGTTCCTCATCTGGGTGGTGGGCGGCGCCCGCACCCCGAACATCTCCCTGGCGGGCCTCATCGCCGGCTCGGTGACCCTCGCCGTTCCGCTGGTATTCGGATCACTGTCCGGTGTCCTCTGCGAACGGGTGGGCGTGGTCAATATCGCCATCGAAGGCCAGCTGCTGGGCGGCGCCTTCACCGCCGCCATTGTGGCCAGCATGACCCGGAACCCGTTCATCGGCCTGCTGGCGGCCGCTGTGGCCGGCGCGGTGGTATCCATGGTGCTGGCACTGTTCAGCATCAAGTACCTGGTGAACCAAATCATCGTGGGCGTTGTCCTGAATGTGCTGGTTTCGGGCGTGACCGGGTTCCTCTTCAGCACGGTCATGCAGGCGAACAAGGCGCAGTTCAACTCGCCGCCGGGGCTGGACATCATCGAAATTCCCGTCCTGTCCAGCATCCCCGTCATCGGCCCCATCCTCTTCCGGCAGTCCCTGGTGGGCTACCTCATGTACATCGCCGTCCTGGTGGTATGGGTGGGCCTGTTCAAGACGCGCTGGGGCCTCCGGGTGCGGGCCGTCGGCGAACACCCGCAGGCCGCCGACACCCTGGGCATCAACGTGAATGCCACCAGGTTCTGGAACGTCACCCTTGGCGGGGCGGTTGCCGGCATCGGCGGTTCGTTCTTCACCCTGGTGGCGATCGACAGCTTTACCAAAGAGATCTCCGGCGGCCGCGGCTTCATAGCCCTGGCGGCCCTGATCTTCGGCCGGTGGAACCCGATCGGAGCCTTCTTCGCAGCCCTCCTCTTCGGGTTCGCGGACAACCTCCAGAGCATCGTCACGATCATCGGCACACCCGTTCCAAGCCAGTTCATGGCCATGCTTCCGTACCTGGTGACCGTCCTTGCCGTGGCCGGGCTGGTGGGCAGATCCCGGGGGCCGGCGGCCAGCGGCATCCCCTATGTCAAGGGCTGA
- a CDS encoding ABC transporter permease produces the protein MSDTHSPKHAAGEPGPEAQEPAATDDRTAAVVSVDTAGGAMGPSAVPATAQSGKIPGGPDTVLRKIFTGSGMVSVLAVLLALIIGGLLIASTDKQVATTSTYLFARPTDFLSAVWNAATRSYVALFQGSVFNPRGNSLAAQFAPFMETLTIATPLITAGLGVALAFRAGLFNIGAQGQIIVAGILAAWVGFALDLPMGLHLLLVLVAGIIGGAFWGGLVGLLKARTGAHEVILTIMFNYIALYFLRYLLNTPAFQRPGESNPISPILDPTAVYPQIFGTQYRLHLGFLLAIAATVLVWWLLNRSTVGFEFRAVGANPKAAQTAGINVSRSTILVMALAGGLAGMSGVAQVAGTEKVLTDGVAATYGFDAITVALLGRSTPWGTFAAGLLFGAFRAGAVQMQIQTGTPIDIVLVVQSLIVLFIAAPPLVRAVFGLNPQRRKPAKAAKSRKAATTGGAA, from the coding sequence ATGTCTGACACGCATTCCCCCAAGCACGCCGCCGGCGAGCCCGGCCCCGAAGCGCAGGAGCCCGCCGCGACGGATGACCGGACGGCCGCCGTCGTATCCGTTGATACCGCCGGCGGTGCCATGGGACCTTCCGCAGTTCCCGCCACCGCGCAAAGCGGGAAGATCCCCGGCGGTCCCGATACTGTGCTCCGGAAAATCTTCACCGGCAGCGGCATGGTCTCCGTCCTGGCGGTCCTGCTGGCCCTCATTATCGGCGGGCTGCTCATCGCCAGCACGGACAAGCAGGTGGCCACCACCTCCACATACCTCTTCGCGCGGCCCACCGACTTCCTCTCTGCCGTCTGGAACGCGGCCACGCGGTCCTACGTCGCCTTGTTCCAGGGCTCGGTCTTCAACCCCCGCGGCAACAGCCTTGCGGCCCAATTCGCGCCGTTCATGGAGACCCTCACCATCGCCACCCCGCTCATCACGGCGGGCCTGGGCGTGGCACTGGCCTTCCGCGCCGGGCTGTTCAACATCGGCGCCCAAGGCCAGATCATCGTGGCAGGCATCCTGGCCGCCTGGGTTGGTTTCGCGCTCGACCTGCCGATGGGCCTGCACCTGCTCCTGGTCCTGGTGGCCGGGATCATCGGCGGGGCCTTCTGGGGCGGGCTGGTCGGGCTCCTCAAAGCCCGCACCGGGGCCCACGAGGTCATCCTGACCATCATGTTCAACTACATCGCGCTGTACTTCCTGCGGTACCTGCTGAACACACCGGCGTTCCAGCGGCCGGGGGAGTCGAACCCCATCTCGCCCATCCTGGACCCCACAGCGGTCTACCCGCAGATCTTCGGCACCCAGTACCGGCTCCACCTCGGCTTCCTCCTGGCCATCGCCGCCACCGTCCTGGTTTGGTGGCTCCTGAACCGGTCCACCGTCGGCTTCGAATTCCGCGCAGTTGGGGCAAACCCCAAGGCGGCGCAGACGGCGGGCATCAACGTGTCCCGCTCCACCATCCTGGTGATGGCCCTCGCCGGCGGGCTGGCGGGCATGTCCGGCGTCGCGCAGGTGGCGGGCACCGAGAAGGTCCTCACCGACGGCGTTGCCGCCACCTATGGCTTTGATGCCATCACAGTGGCCCTGCTGGGGCGTTCGACGCCGTGGGGCACCTTCGCTGCCGGCCTGCTGTTCGGCGCCTTCCGCGCGGGGGCAGTCCAGATGCAGATCCAGACCGGCACGCCCATCGACATCGTCCTGGTGGTCCAGTCCCTGATCGTGCTCTTTATCGCAGCACCGCCCCTCGTCAGGGCCGTGTTCGGCCTCAATCCGCAGCGCAGGAAGCCGGCCAAGGCCGCCAAGTCCCGCAAGGCAGCAACCACCGGAGGTGCAGCATGA
- a CDS encoding thymidine phosphorylase, with protein MTHKVTETRAVDNIAEPFDAVDIIRIKRDKGTLSPEQIDWTIDAYTRGAIADEQMAALNMAILLNGMDRTEIARWTAAMIASGERMDFSSLRRPDGGLKYTSDKHSTGGVGDKITLPLAPLVAVFGVAVPQLSGRGLGHTGGTLDKLESIPGWRANLSNDEILAQLQDVGAVICAAGAGLAPADRKLYALRDVTGTVEAIPLIASSIMSKKIAEGTGSLVLDVKVGSGAFMKDEARARELAETMVALGKDAGVNTVALLTNMDTPLGLTAGNAIEVEESVEVLAGGGPEDVVELTVRLAEEMLASAGVSGADPAAALKDGRAMDVWNRMIEAQGGDPRAKLPVARESEVVYAPADGVLVELDALAVGVAAWRLGAGRARKEDAVQAGAGVRMHAKPGAVVRAGEPLMTLLTDTPERFARAREALEHAVVIAPEGSRPAQRLVIDRIA; from the coding sequence GTGACTCACAAGGTGACAGAGACCCGCGCAGTGGACAACATTGCCGAACCGTTCGATGCCGTCGACATCATCCGCATCAAACGGGACAAGGGCACCCTCAGCCCGGAGCAGATCGACTGGACCATCGACGCCTACACCCGCGGCGCCATCGCGGACGAGCAAATGGCAGCCCTGAACATGGCCATCCTGCTCAACGGCATGGACCGCACCGAGATCGCCCGGTGGACGGCCGCCATGATCGCCTCTGGTGAACGGATGGACTTCTCCAGCCTCCGCAGGCCCGACGGCGGCCTGAAGTACACGTCGGACAAGCACTCCACCGGCGGGGTGGGGGACAAGATCACCCTGCCGCTCGCGCCTTTGGTTGCGGTCTTCGGGGTTGCCGTTCCGCAGCTCTCCGGCCGGGGCCTTGGCCACACCGGCGGCACCCTGGACAAGCTCGAATCCATCCCGGGCTGGCGCGCCAACCTTTCCAATGACGAGATCCTGGCCCAGCTCCAGGACGTCGGTGCCGTCATCTGCGCGGCGGGCGCGGGGCTGGCCCCGGCGGACAGGAAGCTTTACGCGCTGCGGGACGTCACCGGCACGGTTGAAGCCATTCCCTTGATTGCCTCCTCCATCATGAGCAAGAAGATTGCGGAGGGGACCGGGTCACTGGTCCTGGACGTCAAGGTGGGCAGTGGCGCGTTCATGAAGGATGAGGCCAGGGCCCGCGAGCTTGCCGAGACCATGGTGGCGCTCGGCAAGGACGCGGGAGTGAACACCGTGGCACTGCTGACCAACATGGACACCCCGCTGGGTCTGACCGCGGGCAACGCCATCGAGGTCGAAGAATCCGTGGAGGTGCTGGCCGGCGGCGGCCCGGAGGACGTGGTGGAGCTGACTGTCAGGCTCGCCGAGGAAATGCTCGCCTCCGCAGGAGTGTCCGGCGCCGATCCGGCCGCCGCCCTCAAGGACGGCCGCGCCATGGACGTCTGGAACCGCATGATCGAGGCCCAGGGCGGCGACCCGCGGGCCAAGCTCCCGGTGGCCCGTGAGTCCGAGGTTGTCTACGCCCCCGCGGACGGGGTGCTCGTGGAACTGGATGCCCTGGCCGTGGGTGTGGCAGCCTGGCGCCTGGGAGCCGGACGTGCCCGCAAGGAGGACGCCGTGCAGGCGGGCGCCGGCGTCCGCATGCATGCCAAGCCCGGCGCCGTGGTCCGGGCCGGTGAGCCCCTGATGACCCTGCTCACTGACACGCCCGAACGGTTCGCGCGGGCCAGGGAGGCGTTGGAGCATGCGGTGGTCATTGCGCCCGAGGGATCCCGGCCCGCGCAGCGGCTGGTCATCGACCGAATAGCATAG
- a CDS encoding ABC transporter ATP-binding protein has product MKLELRGITKRFGTLVANDHIDVVVEPGQIHCLLGENGAGKSTLMNVLYGLYEPSEGEILVDGKPVSFRGPGDAMAAGIGMVHQHFMLVPVFTVAENVALGAEPTKAAGFLNLDETRRRIKEISDQYGFDVDPDALVEDLPVGVQQRVEIIKALVRNAKVLILDEPTAVLTPQETDELLDIMRQLKSGGTSIVFISHKLREVKAVSDTITVIRRGKVVGTADPAASTTELASMMVGRAVNLKLDKAPAQPKEKTFEVRDLTVIAPNGQHVVDGLSFEIARGEILAIAGVQGNGQTELTEAILGLQDRVHGSILLDGQELVGRSVKEVLNAGVGFVPEDRSVDGLIGTFSIAENLILDRYDQAPFANGISMSPAKVLENANSRIEEFDVRTPSGALAAGTLSGGNQQKVVMARELSRPLRLFIASQPTRGVDVGSIEFLHKRIVAERDHGTPVMIVSTELDEVMELADRIAVLYKGKLVGVVPAGTSRDVLGLMMAGIPPEEHPAPTGSEHSSAATTASASDAEGGDHV; this is encoded by the coding sequence TTGAAACTTGAACTCAGAGGGATTACTAAACGCTTTGGCACCCTGGTGGCCAACGACCACATCGACGTGGTGGTGGAGCCCGGACAGATCCACTGCCTGCTGGGTGAGAACGGGGCGGGGAAATCCACCCTCATGAATGTGCTGTACGGGCTTTACGAGCCGTCCGAGGGCGAGATCCTTGTTGACGGCAAACCTGTTTCCTTCCGCGGGCCGGGGGACGCCATGGCGGCGGGCATCGGGATGGTGCACCAGCACTTCATGCTGGTCCCTGTCTTCACCGTCGCCGAGAACGTGGCGCTCGGCGCCGAGCCCACCAAGGCGGCCGGCTTCCTCAACCTGGACGAAACGCGCCGCCGGATCAAGGAGATCTCGGACCAGTACGGTTTCGACGTGGACCCGGACGCCCTGGTGGAGGACCTGCCGGTGGGCGTGCAGCAACGCGTGGAAATCATCAAGGCACTGGTCCGCAACGCCAAGGTCCTCATCCTGGACGAACCCACCGCCGTCCTGACACCGCAGGAAACGGACGAGCTGCTGGACATCATGCGCCAGCTCAAGTCCGGCGGAACGTCCATCGTCTTCATTTCCCACAAGCTGCGGGAAGTGAAGGCAGTCTCGGACACCATCACGGTGATCCGCCGCGGCAAAGTGGTTGGCACCGCTGACCCTGCGGCGTCCACTACCGAACTGGCCTCCATGATGGTGGGCCGTGCAGTCAACCTCAAACTGGACAAGGCGCCGGCCCAGCCGAAGGAGAAGACTTTCGAGGTCCGGGACCTCACCGTCATCGCCCCCAACGGCCAGCACGTAGTGGACGGCCTGAGTTTTGAGATAGCCCGGGGCGAGATCCTGGCGATTGCCGGCGTCCAGGGGAATGGCCAGACCGAGCTGACGGAGGCGATCCTGGGCCTGCAGGACCGGGTGCACGGTTCCATCCTGCTGGATGGGCAGGAGCTCGTGGGCCGCAGCGTCAAGGAGGTGCTGAACGCAGGCGTGGGCTTCGTGCCCGAGGACCGCTCCGTTGACGGCCTTATCGGCACTTTTTCGATTGCCGAGAACCTGATTTTGGACCGGTACGATCAAGCCCCCTTTGCCAATGGCATCAGCATGAGCCCGGCCAAGGTGCTGGAAAACGCCAATAGCCGGATCGAGGAATTCGATGTCCGGACCCCTTCAGGAGCCCTTGCTGCCGGAACGCTTTCCGGCGGCAACCAGCAGAAGGTGGTGATGGCCCGCGAACTCTCCCGGCCGCTGCGCCTGTTTATCGCTTCCCAGCCCACCCGTGGCGTGGACGTGGGATCCATCGAATTCCTGCACAAGCGGATCGTGGCTGAACGCGACCACGGAACGCCCGTCATGATCGTCTCCACGGAGCTTGACGAGGTGATGGAACTGGCCGACAGGATTGCCGTGCTCTACAAGGGCAAACTGGTGGGCGTGGTTCCGGCCGGAACCAGCCGAGACGTCCTGGGCCTCATGATGGCCGGCATCCCGCCGGAGGAACATCCCGCGCCAACAGGCAGTGAACACAGTTCCGCCGCCACCACGGCTTCCGCATCCGACGCCGAAGGAGGCGACCATGTCTGA
- a CDS encoding cytidine deaminase produces the protein MSRADGVDSTTSAGTAQAIDWAVLEAAAVAAMRHAYVPYSKFPVGAAALTDDGRVVSGCNVENASYGLTLCAECALVGNLHMTGGGLLRAFYCVDGSGNVLMPCGRCRQLLYEFRGPGMELMTTQGIKSMDQVLPDAFGPEHLKEAQ, from the coding sequence ATGTCAAGGGCTGACGGCGTGGACAGCACTACGAGCGCAGGCACGGCACAGGCGATCGACTGGGCCGTGCTGGAAGCCGCCGCCGTCGCCGCCATGCGCCACGCCTACGTTCCCTACTCGAAGTTCCCGGTGGGCGCGGCGGCACTGACCGACGACGGCCGCGTCGTGAGCGGCTGCAATGTTGAGAATGCCAGCTACGGCCTCACCCTCTGCGCCGAGTGCGCACTGGTGGGCAACCTGCACATGACCGGCGGCGGGCTGCTGCGCGCCTTTTACTGCGTGGATGGAAGCGGCAATGTCCTCATGCCCTGCGGCCGCTGCCGCCAGTTGCTGTACGAGTTCCGCGGCCCGGGCATGGAGCTCATGACCACCCAAGGCATCAAGTCCATGGACCAGGTGTTGCCCGACGCCTTCGGTCCCGAACACCTGAAGGAAGCACAGTGA
- a CDS encoding DedA family protein yields the protein MQAINDFILAAAGQPWVLVLVLACCVIDGFFPPIPSESVVVGLAAVAATADVPNPWVLMLVAALGAFSGDNIAYLIGRRVGTRRWGWMRNSRMQSAFRWAGRELRKRPASLILVARFVPIGRVAVNLTAGFTHYPHLRFIGLTVLSATLWAGYSVGIGLFFGQWFEDNHLLGAAIAIVCAVALGIVVDMVINRLRRRPPMVERMKEPEA from the coding sequence ATGCAGGCCATCAATGACTTCATCCTCGCCGCAGCCGGGCAGCCCTGGGTGTTGGTCCTGGTGCTGGCCTGCTGCGTCATTGACGGCTTCTTTCCGCCCATCCCCAGCGAATCGGTGGTGGTGGGCCTCGCAGCTGTTGCCGCCACCGCCGACGTTCCCAACCCCTGGGTCCTGATGCTGGTGGCGGCGCTGGGGGCCTTTTCGGGGGACAACATCGCCTACCTGATCGGCCGCAGGGTTGGCACCAGGAGATGGGGATGGATGCGGAACTCCCGGATGCAGAGCGCCTTCCGGTGGGCAGGCCGGGAACTGCGGAAGCGCCCGGCCTCGCTCATCCTCGTGGCCAGGTTCGTTCCGATCGGCAGGGTGGCAGTGAACCTCACCGCGGGCTTCACGCATTATCCCCACCTGCGTTTCATCGGCCTCACCGTTCTTTCGGCGACTCTCTGGGCCGGGTACTCCGTGGGGATCGGGCTGTTTTTCGGGCAGTGGTTCGAGGACAACCACCTCTTGGGGGCAGCCATCGCCATTGTGTGCGCCGTGGCCCTGGGGATCGTGGTGGACATGGTCATCAACCGCCTGCGCCGGAGGCCTCCGATGGTGGAGCGGATGAAGGAACCGGAAGCGTAG